A window from Taeniopygia guttata chromosome 10, bTaeGut7.mat, whole genome shotgun sequence encodes these proteins:
- the SEMA7A gene encoding semaphorin-7A has protein sequence MGRGRSPLALLVALWLGQLGTWAAGRPKVNPRIIAAPQGAKEYVFPRRERFPVFFHQENTSSIYVGGEGRLYYYDFATRQNYTEEFPVRNEGQCMSSGNLEDSRNYLTLVEQYGDGLLVCGTGACAPTCWNVTQRKESPPWDGRGIAPFTPDSNTLVVVDGQDIYSTIKKSQQNGKIPRFRRVRGGGELYTSDTVMQNPQFVKATTLRHEEPHQDKIYYFFREDNPDKSPEAPRNISRVAQLCKEDRGGTSSLSASKWTTFLKATLICVDPVTKGNFNWLQDVFFVPAGDWRLSKVYGLFTNTWGSSAVCVYSFGDIDNVFRTSRLKGYNGPTPEVKPGQCVPSGQHTPSETFKIADSHPEVEERVEPLSPSRSPLFHNKHRYQKIGVHEVAAGDGQRYNVLYLATDKGSIHKVVELPDGVQNIVEIQVFPNKDPIQAMILDHARAVLYVGSSSRVLELPMDMCGAYRNNCHSCVLARDPYCGWANGSCLSLARSRDVLQNLNFNSWQGSCQRGDVKEDDFRNISVMPLSRYYLNCSIESHYATYNWYHEDVLIKSCNTSRPQHDCFHFIPSVRREHYGHYVCVSEEDGFRQALVKERLLDRQRFLSQRGRAPATLASWFRLLLVLVLAELFH, from the exons GTGCCAAGGAATATGTGTTCCCACGGAGGGAGAGGTTCCCGGTGTTCTTCCACCAGGAAAACACCTCCTCCATCTACGTCGGGGGCGAGGGCAGGCTCTACTACTACGACTTTGCAACGCGCCAGAACTACACG GAAGAGTTCCCGGTGAGAAATGAAGGCCAGTGCATGTCCTCTGGGAATTTG GAGGACAGCCGGAATTACCTGACCCTGGTGGAGCAGTACGGGGACGGGCTCTTGGTGTGCGGGACCGGCGCCTGCGCTCCCACCTGCTGGAATGTG ACGCAGAGGAAGGAGAGCCCGccctgggatgggagagggatcGCTCCCTTCACCCCTGACTCCAACACCCTCGTCGTTGTCGATG GCCAGGACATCTACTCCACCATCAAGAAGAGCCAGCAGAACGGGAAGATCCCTCGATTCCGGCGCGTCAGGGGCGGGGGAGAGCTCTACACCAGTGACACCGTCATGCAGA acCCTCAGTTTGTCAAGGCCACCACGCTGAGGCACGAGGAGCCTCACCAGGACAAGATTTATTACTTCTTCCGCGAGGACAACCCGGACAAGAGCCCCGAGGCGCCCCGGAACATCTCGCGGGTGGCCCAGCTGTGTAAG gagGACAGGGGAGGAACCAGCTCCCTCTCAGCCTCCAAGTGGACCACGTTCCTCAAGGCCACCCTGATCTGTGTGGACCCCGTCACCAAGGGCAACTTCAACTGGCTGCAGGACGTCTTCTTCGTCCCCGCCGGCGACTGGCGGCTCTCCAAGGTCTACGGGCTCTTCACCAACACCTG GGGAAGCTCTGCTGTCTGCGTCTACTCCTTCGGGGACATCGACAACGTCTTCAGGACATCGCGGCTCAAAGGCTACAACGGCCCCACCCCTGAGGTCAAACCTGGCCAG TGCGTCCCCTCGGGGCAGCACACGCCCAGCGAGACCTTCAAGATCGCCGACAGCCACCCCGAGGTGGAGGAGCGGGTGGAGCCGCTGTCCCCTTCCCGGAGCCCCCTGTTCCACAACAAGCACCGCTACCAGAAGATCGGCGTGCACGAGGTGGCCGCGGGCGATGGGCAGCGCTACAACGTCCTCTACCTGGCCACAG ACAAAGGGTCCATCCACAAGGTGGTGGAGCTGCCAGATGGGGTGCAGAACATCGTGGAGATCCAGGTGTTCCCCAACAAGGATCCCATCCAGGCCATGATCCTGGACCACGCCAGG GCCGTGCTCTACGTGGGCTCCAGCAGCCGCGTCCTGGAGCTGCCCATGGACATGTGCGGCGCCTACCGCAACAACTGCCACAGCTGCGTGCTGGCCAGGGACCCCTACTGCGGCTGGGCCAACGGCTCCTGCCTCTCGCTGGCCCGCAGCCG GGACGTGCTCCAGAACCTGAACTTCAACTCGTGGCAAGGAAGCTGCCAGAGAGGTGACGTCAAGGAAG ACGACTTCCGCAACATCTCGGTGATGCCCCTCTCCCGCTACTACCTCAACTGCTCCATCGAGTCCCACTACGCCACCTACAACTGGTACCACGAGGACGTGCTCATCAAGAGCTGCAACACCTCCCGCCCGCAGCACGACTGCTTCCACTTCATCCCCAGCGTCCGGCGCGAGCACTACGGCCACTACGTCTGCGTGTCCGAGGAGGACGGCTTCCGCCAGGCGCTGGTCAAGGAGCGCCTGCTGGACCGCCAGCGCTTCCTGTCGCAGCGCGGCCGCGCTCCGGCCACCTTGGCCTCGTGGTTCCGACTGCTGCTGGTGCTCGTCCTGGCTGAGCTCTTCCACTGA